One window of Alosa sapidissima isolate fAloSap1 chromosome 21, fAloSap1.pri, whole genome shotgun sequence genomic DNA carries:
- the tuft1b gene encoding tuftelin 1b isoform X1, translating to MNDYFSHDDGTAKGGEVVERCGRLTFTLQDTNWNHSKQPSSERQQQEPEPPPLPPPLEQTEVIKVYLEKPSEKEKKQRQSVKMLTDEVSQIQEVRYCLKSLREQMAARHNNNNNNEFPTNGFKVNLASIQSVIINGNVVDPPLTREEENEEDECVRLREVTRRLYAKLQESEKRHQEEKDILQASIETWRQRAEEQAEQEQEAKAEAETRGQQVQELQKLLGAMEEESSALCDKMAAREAELKELKIQKEGGQKEQQRSEQLEKELAVLKEKLHHLDDMLKSQQRKVRHMIEQLQNSRTVIQERDRHIRDLEEKVAFLEAENREMHDQMDFLLGDQKPQQQTSLQSPQQTPHAYQSHQQVPAFHQSHRDQVLSRGPF from the exons GAGAGGTGTGGGCGGCTGACATTCACTCTTCAGGACACCAACTGGAACCATTCAAAA CAGCCTTCCTCTGAGAGACAGCAGCAGGAGCCTGAGCCACCGCCACTGCCACCGCCACTAGAACAGACTGAGGTCATCAAG GTCTACTTGGAGAAGCCAtcagaaaaagagaagaaacaaCGACAAAGTGTCAAGATGCTGACAGACGAGGTGTCTCAGATACAAGAG GTCCGGTACTGTTTGAAAAGCCTTCGGGAGCAAATGGCAGCcagacataacaacaataataacaacgAG TTTCCAACCAATGGCTTCAAAGTTAATTTGGCCAGCATCCAATCAGTGATCATCAATGGCAATGTTGTCGATCCACCTCTGACCAGG gaggAAGAGAATGAGGAAGATGAGTGTGTGAGGCTGAGGGAGGTGACGCGGCGCCTGTACGCTAAGCTGCAGGAGTCCGAGAAACGACACCAAGAAGAGAAGGACATACTGCAG GCGAGCATCGAGACATGGCGCCAGCGTGCAGAGGAGCAGGCCGAGCAGGAGCAAGAGGCCAAGGCCGAGGCCGAGACCCGCGGACAACAGGTGCAGGAGCTGCAGAAGCTGCTGGGAGccatggaggaggagagcagcgcCCTGTGCGACAAGATGGCCGCCAGAGAGGCTGAGCTGAAGGAGCTGAAAATACAGAAGGAAGGGGGACAGAAGGAGCAGCAGAG GTCGGAGCAGCTGGAGAAGGAACTGGCCGTGCTCAAAGAGAAACTCCACCATCTAGACGACATGCTCAAGAGCCAACAGAGGAAAGTCAGACACATGATTGAACAG CTGCAAAACTCCAGGACTGTGATCCAGGAGAGAGATCGTCACATTAGAGACCTGGAGGAGAAAGTGGCCTTCCTGGAGGCAGAG AACCGTGAGATGCACGATCAGATGGACTTCTTGCTGGGAGACCAGAAGCCGCAGCAGCAAACATCTCTGCAGAGTCCGCAG CAAACCCCTCACGCCTACCAGTCCCACCAACAAGTCCCTGCCTTTCATCAAAGTCATCGAGATCAAGTCCTGAGCAGAGGCCCCTTTTGA
- the tuft1b gene encoding tuftelin 1b isoform X3: MNDYFSHDDGTAKGGEVVERCGRLTFTLQDTNWNHSKQPSSERQQQEPEPPPLPPPLEQTEVIKVYLEKPSEKEKKQRQSVKMLTDEVSQIQEVRYCLKSLREQMAARHNNNNNNEFPTNGFKVNLASIQSVIINGNVVDPPLTREEENEEDECVRLREVTRRLYAKLQESEKRHQEEKDILQASIETWRQRAEEQAEQEQEAKAEAETRGQQVQELQKLLGAMEEESSALCDKMAAREAELKELKIQKEGGQKEQQRSEQLEKELAVLKEKLHHLDDMLKSQQRKVRHMIEQLQNSRTVIQERDRHIRDLEEKVAFLEAENREMHDQMDFLLGDQKPQQQTSLQSPQVVYSKPLTPTSPTNKSLPFIKVIEIKS, translated from the exons GAGAGGTGTGGGCGGCTGACATTCACTCTTCAGGACACCAACTGGAACCATTCAAAA CAGCCTTCCTCTGAGAGACAGCAGCAGGAGCCTGAGCCACCGCCACTGCCACCGCCACTAGAACAGACTGAGGTCATCAAG GTCTACTTGGAGAAGCCAtcagaaaaagagaagaaacaaCGACAAAGTGTCAAGATGCTGACAGACGAGGTGTCTCAGATACAAGAG GTCCGGTACTGTTTGAAAAGCCTTCGGGAGCAAATGGCAGCcagacataacaacaataataacaacgAG TTTCCAACCAATGGCTTCAAAGTTAATTTGGCCAGCATCCAATCAGTGATCATCAATGGCAATGTTGTCGATCCACCTCTGACCAGG gaggAAGAGAATGAGGAAGATGAGTGTGTGAGGCTGAGGGAGGTGACGCGGCGCCTGTACGCTAAGCTGCAGGAGTCCGAGAAACGACACCAAGAAGAGAAGGACATACTGCAG GCGAGCATCGAGACATGGCGCCAGCGTGCAGAGGAGCAGGCCGAGCAGGAGCAAGAGGCCAAGGCCGAGGCCGAGACCCGCGGACAACAGGTGCAGGAGCTGCAGAAGCTGCTGGGAGccatggaggaggagagcagcgcCCTGTGCGACAAGATGGCCGCCAGAGAGGCTGAGCTGAAGGAGCTGAAAATACAGAAGGAAGGGGGACAGAAGGAGCAGCAGAG GTCGGAGCAGCTGGAGAAGGAACTGGCCGTGCTCAAAGAGAAACTCCACCATCTAGACGACATGCTCAAGAGCCAACAGAGGAAAGTCAGACACATGATTGAACAG CTGCAAAACTCCAGGACTGTGATCCAGGAGAGAGATCGTCACATTAGAGACCTGGAGGAGAAAGTGGCCTTCCTGGAGGCAGAG AACCGTGAGATGCACGATCAGATGGACTTCTTGCTGGGAGACCAGAAGCCGCAGCAGCAAACATCTCTGCAGAGTCCGCAGGTGGTCTAtag CAAACCCCTCACGCCTACCAGTCCCACCAACAAGTCCCTGCCTTTCATCAAAGTCATCGAGATCAAGTCCTGA
- the tuft1b gene encoding tuftelin 1b isoform X2, with protein MNDYFSHDDGTAKGGEVVERCGRLTFTLQDTNWNHSKPSSERQQQEPEPPPLPPPLEQTEVIKVYLEKPSEKEKKQRQSVKMLTDEVSQIQEVRYCLKSLREQMAARHNNNNNNEFPTNGFKVNLASIQSVIINGNVVDPPLTREEENEEDECVRLREVTRRLYAKLQESEKRHQEEKDILQASIETWRQRAEEQAEQEQEAKAEAETRGQQVQELQKLLGAMEEESSALCDKMAAREAELKELKIQKEGGQKEQQRSEQLEKELAVLKEKLHHLDDMLKSQQRKVRHMIEQLQNSRTVIQERDRHIRDLEEKVAFLEAENREMHDQMDFLLGDQKPQQQTSLQSPQQTPHAYQSHQQVPAFHQSHRDQVLSRGPF; from the exons GAGAGGTGTGGGCGGCTGACATTCACTCTTCAGGACACCAACTGGAACCATTCAAAA CCTTCCTCTGAGAGACAGCAGCAGGAGCCTGAGCCACCGCCACTGCCACCGCCACTAGAACAGACTGAGGTCATCAAG GTCTACTTGGAGAAGCCAtcagaaaaagagaagaaacaaCGACAAAGTGTCAAGATGCTGACAGACGAGGTGTCTCAGATACAAGAG GTCCGGTACTGTTTGAAAAGCCTTCGGGAGCAAATGGCAGCcagacataacaacaataataacaacgAG TTTCCAACCAATGGCTTCAAAGTTAATTTGGCCAGCATCCAATCAGTGATCATCAATGGCAATGTTGTCGATCCACCTCTGACCAGG gaggAAGAGAATGAGGAAGATGAGTGTGTGAGGCTGAGGGAGGTGACGCGGCGCCTGTACGCTAAGCTGCAGGAGTCCGAGAAACGACACCAAGAAGAGAAGGACATACTGCAG GCGAGCATCGAGACATGGCGCCAGCGTGCAGAGGAGCAGGCCGAGCAGGAGCAAGAGGCCAAGGCCGAGGCCGAGACCCGCGGACAACAGGTGCAGGAGCTGCAGAAGCTGCTGGGAGccatggaggaggagagcagcgcCCTGTGCGACAAGATGGCCGCCAGAGAGGCTGAGCTGAAGGAGCTGAAAATACAGAAGGAAGGGGGACAGAAGGAGCAGCAGAG GTCGGAGCAGCTGGAGAAGGAACTGGCCGTGCTCAAAGAGAAACTCCACCATCTAGACGACATGCTCAAGAGCCAACAGAGGAAAGTCAGACACATGATTGAACAG CTGCAAAACTCCAGGACTGTGATCCAGGAGAGAGATCGTCACATTAGAGACCTGGAGGAGAAAGTGGCCTTCCTGGAGGCAGAG AACCGTGAGATGCACGATCAGATGGACTTCTTGCTGGGAGACCAGAAGCCGCAGCAGCAAACATCTCTGCAGAGTCCGCAG CAAACCCCTCACGCCTACCAGTCCCACCAACAAGTCCCTGCCTTTCATCAAAGTCATCGAGATCAAGTCCTGAGCAGAGGCCCCTTTTGA